The following coding sequences are from one Triticum dicoccoides isolate Atlit2015 ecotype Zavitan chromosome 4A, WEW_v2.0, whole genome shotgun sequence window:
- the LOC119285558 gene encoding uncharacterized protein LOC119285558 isoform X2, which produces MDGDSPVMTDSERRAYRYVQAPKVQGLGGIKNSWSNDSLFSLSYAGAGGRAVVHSCVCAPTTHPGSFRCKHHRQSAAHLGVAGHAQAQPTAEAKRNEVHGEMSTADDEKAS; this is translated from the coding sequence ATGGACGGCGACAGCCCGGTGATGACGGACAGCGAGCGGAGGGCGTACCGGTACGTGCAGGCGCCCAAGGTGCAGGGCCTGGGCGGCATCAAGAACTCATGGTCCAACGACTCCCTCTTCAGCCTCAGCTACGCCGGCGCGGGGGGCAGGGCCGTCGTCCACTCGTGCGTCTGCGCGCCCACCACGCACCCGGGCTCCTTCCGCTGCAAGCACCACCGCCAGAGCGCCGCCCACCTCGGCGTCGCCGGTCACGCGCAAGCGCAGCCCACGGCTGAGGCTAAGCGCAACGAGGTCCACGGAGAAATGTCGACCGCGGATGACGAGAAGGCGTCCTGA
- the LOC119285558 gene encoding uncharacterized protein LOC119285558 isoform X1, which translates to MMAMWPCTWVLVICSVQRNGRRGIFLCWMSQQAQATPTADVPYMPPLAPSPINRRIPCCLSQFCRFQQTAIALTIPFFLQHLTAGKLLSSVQPRQAAMDGDSPVMTDSERRAYRYVQAPKVQGLGGIKNSWSNDSLFSLSYAGAGGRAVVHSCVCAPTTHPGSFRCKHHRQSAAHLGVAGHAQAQPTAEAKRNEVHGEMSTADDEKAS; encoded by the exons ATGATGGCCATGTGGCCGTGCACCTGGGTGCTGGTCATTTGCTCGGTCCAAAGAAACGGCCGAAGGGGCATTTTCTTATGTTGGATGAGTCAACAAGCACAGGCCACACCAACAGCCGACGTGCCATATATGccgccccttgccccttcccctattaaTAGGAGAATTCCGTGCTGTCTCTCACAGTTTTGCAGATTTCAGCAGACGGCCATAGCTTTGACCATCCCCTTCTTCCTTCAACATTTGACGGCCGGCAAGCTCTTGTCCTCAG TGCAGCCAAGGCAGGCGGCCATGGACGGCGACAGCCCGGTGATGACGGACAGCGAGCGGAGGGCGTACCGGTACGTGCAGGCGCCCAAGGTGCAGGGCCTGGGCGGCATCAAGAACTCATGGTCCAACGACTCCCTCTTCAGCCTCAGCTACGCCGGCGCGGGGGGCAGGGCCGTCGTCCACTCGTGCGTCTGCGCGCCCACCACGCACCCGGGCTCCTTCCGCTGCAAGCACCACCGCCAGAGCGCCGCCCACCTCGGCGTCGCCGGTCACGCGCAAGCGCAGCCCACGGCTGAGGCTAAGCGCAACGAGGTCCACGGAGAAATGTCGACCGCGGATGACGAGAAGGCGTCCTGA